The window GCGCGGCGCAGGCGTCCGAAATGTAGTCACCGTTCAGGTTCGGGGTGGCCAGCACCTCGTACTCGTCGGCGCGGGTCACCACCTGCTGGAAGATGGAGTCGGCGATGCGGTCGTTGACCATCAACTTCTTCTTCCACTCGCCGTTGCCGTGGGTCTTGTAGATCGAATCCAGGCAGCTCTTCACTTCCTTGACGATGTCGGCCTTGAACTCGGGCGTGGCGAACTCCAGCCCGGGCTCGATCATGTTGGCGTTCTGCTCGAGGGTCAGGTTGGGGTTCTTGTCCTTGTTGTCGAGGATCCAGCTCTCGCGCTCGGTGACCACCTTGTCGCGGAACTCTTCCACCGCCAGGTCATAGCCCCATTGCCGGAACGCGCCCTCGGTGAACTTCTGGATGTTGCCCTTGTGCACCAGCGTGACCTTGTTGCGGCCGTTGTCCAGCGCATACTGGATGGCGCGGCGCACCAGGCGCTTGGTGCCGGTGATCGAGATGGGCTTGATGCCGATGCCGCTGTCCAGGCGGATCTGCTTCTTGCCGCCCTTCAGCATCTCCTTGTTCAGGAAGTCGATCAGCTTTTTGACCTCCGGCGTACCCTGCTCCCACTCGATGCCGGCGTACACGTCTTCCGTGTTCTCCCGGTAAATCATGACGTTCATGCGGTCGGGACGCTTCACCGGGCTGGGGGCGCCGTACCACTTCACCGGGCGCACGCAGGCGTACAGGTCCAGGATCTGGCGCAGGGCCACGTTCAGAGAACGGATGCCGCCGCCCACTGGGGTTGTCAGGGGGCCCTTGATGCCGACGCGGAACTCCTTCATGGCGTCGATGGAGCCGTCGGGAAGCCAGCTTTTGAACTTGGCCATCGCCTTCTCGCCGGCGAAGATCTCGTACCATGCGATCCTGCGCTTGCCGCCGTAGGCCTTTTGCACGGCAGCGTCGAAGACGCGCACGCTGGCCTTCCAGATGTCGCGGCCGGTGCCGTCGCCTTCGATGAAGGGAATGATGGGATTGTCAGGAACTGTGTACTTGCCGTTGCTGTAGGTAATCTTGGCGCCGTCCTTGGGCACCTCGACCCCGTTGAATGATGCCGCCATTCGCAATACCTCCGCTGGAGCGTTAAGAAGTCTAGGGATTATAGGCCGGTTCCCGGGTCCCGCCGTAAGGCAAAAAATCACACCCGTTTGTGATGTTGCTCACAGGAACAGGTGCAGGCCCGGCTAGGAGACCACCTGATCGTAGACCGCGCGCACCCCCCGCCGGAGCGTGGCCAGCTCCACCTCCAGGCCGCGGGGGAACTCCTGCTGCAGCATGCGCCCGACCAGCAGCTCGGTCATCTCCCGGGCGTGGGCCGTGGCCGGCAGCGACTTGCGGGCCCGGCCCAGGACCAGGCGCACGATATGTTCCATGCTGCGCAGCAGCTCGGCGGCATGGTCCAGGGTGGCGCAATCCGCATCGCTCAAGAATCCTTGCTCCGCCAGCTCGTAGAGCCGCTCGCGAATGTTGCCCTTCGGCTGCTCCAGAGCATGGACCACGGTGAGATAAGAGCAGACAAAGTCGATGTCATAGAAGCCACCGGGCGCGACTTTGAAATTGGCGGCATCGTCCGACTTCTCCAGCTTGGTGCGCATGGCGCGGACCGCACCGGGAAAGGTGGGGTCGGCGGCAAAGCGCGGAAAGTGCTGGCGGGCCGCCGCGATGGCCCTGGCGCCCAGCTCCTCGGTGCCGGCCACGAAGCGCAGCTTGGTGAAGCTGAGCCCCTCCCAGGGCTGGGCCTCCTGCTCGAAGTAGGCTGCCAGGGTGGCTGGGGTGATCACCAGTTCGCCTTCGCCGCCGCGCGGCCGCAAGCGCGTGTCCACGGCGAACATGGTGCCTTCGCTGGTGTAGGCGACCAGCGCCCCCACGGTCTGCTCGGCCGTCTTGTGGGCCTGCACCGGATCGCTCTGTTCGTCACGGACGAAGATCAGATCGGCGTCCGAGCCCACGTCGAACTCCCAGGTCCCCAGGCGGCCGAGGGCCAGCACGGCGAAGCTGTCGGGCGCGCCGGCAATGTGCAGGGCGGCCCGGATCGCGTCGTCGGCGATCTCGCTGTTCTCCCACAGCGAGTCGTAGACGTTGCGGCTTTCCATGATGTCGCGCACGCCGGCGGCGAAGACCCGGTGACGATAGTGCTGGCGCAGCAGGGCCAGCTTTTCGGTGTGCGGCAGATTGACGGTGGCGATGTAGTGGAACACCGGGTCGCGTCCCGGGGGCCGTTCCCCTTCCGCGAGGACCGGGGCTGCCAGGGTCTTGGCCTCGGTGAACTGTGCCACGGTATCGATTTCCTGCGGGTGGCGCACCAGTATGTCGGTGAGGAAATCGCTCACCGCGAGGAGCCGCAACGCTCTTTCCACGGCCAGCGGCTGGCGGATGACCGCCGCGTATCGCTCCGAGCTGGTGAAGGCGGAACTCAGGAAGCGCTGCAGGTTGCGGCGGGTGCGGGCGGTCAGGTCGCGGCTGGCGACGATCTCGTGCAGTTGCGGCGCATCCTGGGAAAGGCGGTCGAGGATCTGCTGGAACGACTGCTCCCGTGCGCTCTCGCCGCCGGAGGAAAGACGGAATTCGCCCGCATCCTGCTCTTGGCGCCCGTGCACCTGCTCCGCATGGATGATGCGCTGGTAGATCCCGGCCACCGCCTCCATGCGCAGTTGCAGGGCATGCACCAGGCCGTGTGCCGCCACCAACCCCGTCCGGTCCGGCCCGACGGTGCGGTAGAGCACCGAAAGTTCCTCCG is drawn from Terriglobales bacterium and contains these coding sequences:
- a CDS encoding NADP-dependent isocitrate dehydrogenase — protein: MAASFNGVEVPKDGAKITYSNGKYTVPDNPIIPFIEGDGTGRDIWKASVRVFDAAVQKAYGGKRRIAWYEIFAGEKAMAKFKSWLPDGSIDAMKEFRVGIKGPLTTPVGGGIRSLNVALRQILDLYACVRPVKWYGAPSPVKRPDRMNVMIYRENTEDVYAGIEWEQGTPEVKKLIDFLNKEMLKGGKKQIRLDSGIGIKPISITGTKRLVRRAIQYALDNGRNKVTLVHKGNIQKFTEGAFRQWGYDLAVEEFRDKVVTERESWILDNKDKNPNLTLEQNANMIEPGLEFATPEFKADIVKEVKSCLDSIYKTHGNGEWKKKLMVNDRIADSIFQQVVTRADEYEVLATPNLNGDYISDACAAQIGGLGIAPGANIGDGFAMFEATHGTAPKYADLDVINPGSVMLSGVMMFDFLGWKEAARLIEDGIRRTIEQKKVTYDFHRLMEGATKVKCSEFGTYIIQNMDAKAVAAD